One window of the Desulfobacterales bacterium genome contains the following:
- a CDS encoding phosphoglycerate kinase, with the protein MKSIKDVSISGKRVFIRVDFNVPLDENLNITDDSRIRSVLPTLKYGIDNNAKLIIASHLGRPKGKANSKYSLAPTVNVLEKLLGKKIVMAQDCIGPEVENLISNMQDGDIVVLENLRFHPQEEKDEDEFAKSLAKLCDVYVNDAFAVSHRANSSVRAITKFAPVSVAGFLLEKEIVYFKRAMEDPARPLVAIVGGAKVSTKIGALENMLNRVDKLIIGGAMANTFIKSMGMNVGKSLVEEDLIPTASAVIKKAAEKNIKLYLPVDAVVATHFDAKAETKIVPIQEIPQDWMVLDIGPATSFLFSEALYNAKTIVWNGPMGVFEMDAFSRGTFSMVSSVTSSYALTIVGGGDTDVAIHKSGESDKISYISTGGGAFLELLEGKALPGVVALEEAQK; encoded by the coding sequence ATGAAATCAATCAAAGATGTTTCAATTTCAGGTAAAAGGGTTTTTATAAGAGTTGATTTTAATGTTCCATTAGATGAAAATTTGAATATTACGGATGATTCAAGAATTAGATCTGTTCTGCCAACTTTAAAATATGGTATAGATAATAATGCAAAACTCATTATAGCTTCCCATTTAGGACGGCCGAAAGGTAAAGCGAACTCTAAATACAGCCTTGCACCAACAGTTAATGTTCTTGAAAAACTTCTTGGAAAGAAAATCGTCATGGCTCAAGACTGTATAGGCCCTGAAGTTGAAAATCTTATTTCAAATATGCAGGATGGAGATATTGTTGTTCTTGAAAATTTGAGATTTCATCCTCAAGAGGAAAAAGATGAAGATGAATTTGCAAAATCTCTTGCAAAACTATGTGATGTTTATGTAAATGATGCTTTTGCTGTTTCCCATAGAGCTAATTCGTCAGTAAGAGCTATAACAAAATTTGCACCTGTGTCTGTAGCTGGTTTTCTTCTTGAAAAGGAAATTGTTTATTTTAAAAGAGCGATGGAAGACCCTGCTCGCCCACTTGTTGCAATTGTTGGAGGAGCGAAGGTTTCTACTAAGATTGGTGCTCTTGAAAATATGCTTAATCGAGTAGATAAGCTTATTATCGGTGGTGCAATGGCAAATACATTTATAAAAAGTATGGGTATGAATGTGGGAAAATCTCTTGTGGAAGAAGATTTAATACCAACCGCTTCTGCTGTAATAAAAAAAGCGGCAGAAAAAAATATAAAATTATATCTCCCTGTCGATGCCGTTGTTGCAACACATTTTGATGCTAAAGCTGAAACTAAAATTGTTCCGATTCAAGAAATTCCACAAGACTGGATGGTTCTGGACATAGGACCTGCAACATCTTTTCTTTTTTCTGAAGCATTATATAATGCTAAAACAATAGTCTGGAATGGCCCAATGGGCGTTTTTGAAATGGATGCTTTTAGCAGAGGTACTTTTTCAATGGTAAGCAGCGTTACAAGTTCCTATGCTCTTACAATTGTTGGTGGAGGAGATACTGATGTGGCGATTCATAAATCTGGAGAATCTGATAAAATAAGCTATATTTCAACTGGTGGAGGCGCTTTTCTCGAATTATTAGAAGGTAAAGCACTTCCTGGAGTAGTAGCTCTTGAAGAAGCTCAAAAATAA
- a CDS encoding NADH:ubiquinone oxidoreductase, with protein sequence MSRTIYWLQCGACGGDSMGLLSMESPDILELLKLLDIEILWHPSLSNAKASFHRSLLEAIFSGEQSLDILCVEGSVIRGPGGTGMYDTFEGKPKKDLVGGLVKHAKAVVAVGTCASFGGIGSDGEIEATGLQFLKRNKGGFLGAEFKTTSGLPVINLPGCPCHYDVLAGILSSVCYGMPIPLNQYNSPLEWYNMLIHQGCVRNEYHEYRVEEPDFGDKGCLFFHMGCRGPLSYGPCNKLLWNKRSSKTRIGVPCVGCTSPDFPQNYPFFKTRNIAGIPIELPDGIDRAHYLAYKSMAAAAAPERLKKRQTNI encoded by the coding sequence ATGTCCAGAACAATCTACTGGCTGCAATGTGGCGCATGTGGAGGAGACAGTATGGGGCTTTTGAGTATGGAATCTCCAGATATTTTAGAGCTTTTAAAGCTTCTTGATATCGAAATACTCTGGCATCCATCTTTGTCAAACGCTAAAGCCTCTTTCCATAGATCTTTGCTTGAAGCTATATTTTCAGGTGAGCAAAGCCTTGATATATTATGTGTTGAAGGCTCTGTCATAAGAGGTCCAGGAGGAACAGGCATGTATGATACCTTTGAAGGAAAACCTAAAAAAGATCTTGTCGGGGGATTAGTTAAACATGCAAAGGCTGTTGTTGCTGTTGGGACTTGCGCAAGTTTTGGCGGAATTGGATCAGATGGAGAGATAGAAGCTACAGGTCTTCAGTTTTTAAAGCGAAATAAAGGAGGCTTTCTTGGAGCAGAGTTTAAAACAACTTCAGGACTCCCTGTTATTAATCTGCCGGGTTGTCCTTGTCATTATGATGTTTTAGCTGGAATCTTGTCATCAGTTTGCTATGGAATGCCAATTCCGCTTAATCAATATAATTCGCCATTGGAATGGTATAATATGTTAATCCATCAAGGATGCGTCCGTAATGAGTATCATGAATATCGAGTAGAAGAACCTGATTTTGGAGATAAAGGATGTCTTTTTTTTCATATGGGGTGCAGAGGTCCTCTGTCATACGGTCCTTGCAATAAATTACTTTGGAATAAACGAAGTTCAAAGACACGTATCGGTGTTCCTTGCGTTGGTTGTACAAGTCCTGATTTTCCACAAAACTATCCTTTCTTTAAAACACGTAACATTGCTGGTATTCCAATAGAGCTTCCTGACGGTATAGATAGGGCTCATTATTTAGCCTATAAGAGCATGGCGGCTGCAGCTGCTCCCGAGAGATTGAAAAAGAGGCAAACAAATATATAA
- a CDS encoding nickel-dependent hydrogenase large subunit: MSKMKINIPLNRVEGDLEISVDIDNGIVSDAWSSGTLYRGFEKILLGRGAMDGLVITPRICGICSTSHLTAAAKALDAVVKVNPPPDAIRIRNIVQMTEHIQSDIRHAFLMFAVDFVNQAYKKSPLFEEAVRRYEPFKGETVIQTIKETKKLIEIIAIIGGQWPHSSYMVPGGIVSVPSASDLLQCRLLLNQYRNWYEKRIIGCSLERFKEIISVADLNAWLEECNSHWESDLGFYIRFTRAMGLDKIGRGHDFLLSYGSLDLPSDTKIKGSKDQNFLIPSGFINNKSIDEFNSSKITEHVAYSWYMDHEGGKHPFDGETKPYATGNESRKYSWSKAPRYDGFAAETGPLAEMVISGNKLIDDLITCKGISVFVRELARIIRSIELIPIIETWISEVSCNGNFYKSPGEIIEGEGYGLTHASRGALGHWVKIKDGKILHYQIITPTAWNASPRDSDGIRGPIEEALVGTPVQDISNPIEVGHIVRSFDVCLVCTVH, from the coding sequence ATGTCAAAAATGAAGATAAACATTCCATTGAATCGTGTTGAAGGCGATCTTGAAATTTCGGTGGATATTGATAATGGAATAGTTTCTGATGCATGGAGTTCAGGGACTCTGTATCGTGGTTTTGAAAAAATTCTTTTAGGCCGTGGCGCTATGGACGGACTTGTTATTACTCCTCGTATTTGTGGAATATGCAGTACAAGTCATTTGACAGCTGCAGCTAAAGCTTTGGATGCAGTGGTAAAAGTAAATCCGCCGCCTGATGCTATAAGAATTAGAAATATTGTTCAGATGACTGAGCATATTCAAAGTGATATACGTCATGCTTTCCTTATGTTTGCAGTAGATTTTGTAAATCAGGCATATAAAAAATCACCTTTGTTTGAAGAAGCGGTCCGTCGATATGAACCATTTAAAGGTGAAACAGTTATACAAACAATCAAGGAAACAAAAAAACTTATTGAAATTATAGCTATTATTGGCGGACAATGGCCTCATTCATCTTATATGGTTCCAGGAGGCATTGTTTCAGTACCTAGCGCTTCAGATCTTCTTCAATGCCGACTTCTTTTAAATCAATATCGAAATTGGTATGAAAAGCGTATCATTGGATGCAGTTTGGAACGTTTCAAGGAAATAATAAGTGTCGCGGATCTTAATGCATGGCTGGAAGAATGTAATTCCCATTGGGAAAGCGATTTGGGTTTTTATATAAGATTTACTCGAGCTATGGGGCTTGACAAAATCGGTCGTGGACATGATTTTTTACTTAGCTATGGTTCTCTTGATTTACCAAGTGATACAAAAATTAAAGGATCAAAAGATCAAAATTTTTTAATTCCATCTGGATTTATCAACAATAAAAGCATAGATGAATTTAATAGCAGTAAGATAACTGAACATGTAGCTTATTCTTGGTATATGGATCATGAAGGAGGAAAGCATCCTTTTGATGGAGAAACAAAACCTTATGCAACAGGAAATGAAAGCAGAAAATATTCATGGTCAAAAGCTCCAAGATACGATGGATTTGCAGCAGAAACAGGTCCTCTTGCCGAAATGGTCATTTCAGGAAACAAGCTCATTGATGATCTTATCACTTGCAAAGGCATCAGTGTTTTTGTCCGAGAACTTGCACGCATCATAAGAAGTATAGAACTTATACCGATTATTGAAACATGGATATCTGAGGTAAGTTGTAATGGTAATTTTTATAAATCCCCAGGAGAAATTATTGAAGGTGAAGGTTATGGATTGACCCATGCAAGCAGAGGAGCTCTTGGACATTGGGTAAAAATTAAAGATGGAAAAATTTTGCATTACCAGATAATTACTCCAACAGCATGGAATGCTTCTCCACGGGATTCTGATGGAATAAGAGGTCCGATAGAAGAAGCTTTGGTAGGAACGCCAGTTCAAGATATTTCCAATCCAATTGAAGTAGGACATATAGTTAGATCCTTTGACGTTTGCCTTGTTTGTACAGTGCATTAA
- a CDS encoding response regulator has translation MKTKIDVLQEENALLKEEIEIARKASEITAELVVEQFVKMEEIHLRLEEKASIEQELRERLSEELHESEKRERDLAQARVAADAANRAKSTFLANMSHELRTPMNAIIGYSEMLTEEAEDLGNDEFIPDLKKINSAGKHLLALINDILDFSKIEAGKMELYLETFDINKMINDVTVTIYPLIEKNSNNLKVNCPNDLGSMKADLTKVRQALFNLLSNASKFTKQGTITLDVSKKSSSDGDWLTFRVIDTGIGMTPEQQKKLFQAFSQADASTTRQFGGTGLGLAISRHVCQLMGGDITVESEIGKGSTFSIRLPVEVIIEKVEDIENLPKKLTDITASNNLNMILVIDDDQKAREMVTRILTKEKFKVASAGNGEEGLKLAQEIHPDVIILDILMPGMDGWAVLAALKANPELADIPVVMLSVLDEENIGFALGASDYLTKPVDRDRLFFVLKKFFPSGVSGSILIVEDDLVTRNMMRRMLEKEGLSVTEAHNGRVGLEMVAKVKPSLVLLDLMMPEMDGFQFVEEMRKQEAYRLIPIIVLTAKDLTLEDRQKLDGYVKLVVQKGSYKHQDLIRELRNLVSIQNFTEKTVYSKHSSHDLNKVLVIDDDPKIHDLLTRALTKERFEVITASTGEDGIRLAKELKPLAITCDVLMPGMDGWTVLKTLKADPGTADIPVIMLTVLDDKKYGFSLGATDYLNKPVDRDGLLAILKKYRADMVSGHVLIVEDDASTRDMLRRIITKEGWNVVEAENGRIALEQVTKNLPSLILLDLMMPEMDGFAFIEEFRKLKDSRSIPIVVITAKDLTQEDRNQLDGHVKRIIQKGDYTSENLLNELCILISAYIKNEEMKES, from the coding sequence GTGAAAACTAAAATTGATGTATTACAGGAGGAAAATGCTCTTCTTAAAGAAGAAATTGAGATCGCCCGAAAAGCTTCTGAAATAACAGCTGAACTTGTAGTTGAGCAGTTTGTTAAAATGGAAGAAATACACCTAAGGCTTGAAGAGAAAGCATCAATTGAACAAGAATTGAGGGAAAGACTTTCTGAAGAACTGCATGAGTCTGAAAAAAGGGAACGCGATCTGGCACAGGCACGAGTAGCGGCGGATGCAGCTAATCGTGCAAAAAGTACTTTTTTAGCAAATATGAGTCACGAGTTGCGGACGCCAATGAATGCTATTATCGGTTACAGCGAGATGTTGACTGAAGAGGCGGAGGATTTAGGTAATGATGAATTCATACCGGATTTAAAAAAAATCAATTCGGCTGGCAAGCACTTGCTGGCGCTCATCAATGATATTCTTGATTTTTCAAAAATTGAAGCTGGCAAGATGGAGCTTTACCTTGAAACTTTTGATATCAATAAAATGATTAATGATGTTACAGTTACCATTTATCCACTTATTGAAAAAAACTCCAATAATCTTAAAGTTAATTGTCCTAATGATCTTGGCTCTATGAAAGCTGATTTAACTAAGGTTCGACAAGCACTTTTTAATTTGTTAAGCAATGCCTCCAAGTTTACAAAACAAGGTACTATAACTCTTGATGTTTCTAAAAAATCATCATCAGATGGCGATTGGCTGACATTCAGAGTTATTGATACAGGCATTGGCATGACTCCTGAACAGCAAAAAAAATTGTTTCAAGCCTTTTCACAAGCTGATGCTTCAACAACTCGTCAATTTGGCGGAACTGGATTAGGACTCGCAATAAGCCGGCATGTCTGTCAACTTATGGGTGGAGATATCACAGTAGAAAGCGAAATAGGCAAAGGTTCGACTTTTTCAATAAGACTTCCAGTAGAAGTTATAATCGAAAAAGTTGAAGATATTGAAAATCTTCCTAAAAAACTAACTGATATTACGGCATCTAATAATTTGAACATGATTTTGGTTATTGACGATGATCAAAAAGCAAGAGAAATGGTAACCCGTATTCTAACAAAGGAAAAATTTAAAGTTGCTTCAGCAGGAAATGGCGAAGAAGGTTTAAAATTGGCTCAGGAAATTCATCCTGATGTCATCATTCTTGATATATTAATGCCTGGTATGGATGGCTGGGCTGTATTGGCTGCATTGAAAGCAAATCCTGAGCTCGCTGATATTCCGGTTGTAATGCTTTCTGTTTTAGATGAAGAAAACATTGGCTTTGCTCTTGGTGCATCAGACTATTTAACAAAACCTGTTGACCGTGATCGTCTTTTTTTTGTGCTTAAAAAATTTTTCCCATCAGGCGTTTCAGGCTCAATACTTATTGTTGAAGATGATTTGGTAACCCGTAATATGATGCGCCGTATGCTTGAAAAAGAAGGTTTGTCAGTAACTGAGGCTCATAATGGTCGAGTGGGTCTTGAAATGGTAGCTAAAGTTAAACCATCATTAGTTCTGTTGGATTTGATGATGCCTGAAATGGATGGATTTCAATTTGTTGAAGAGATGCGAAAACAAGAAGCTTATCGTTTAATTCCTATTATTGTACTTACTGCAAAAGATCTTACTTTAGAGGATAGACAGAAACTTGATGGATATGTTAAGCTTGTTGTTCAGAAAGGATCATATAAACATCAGGATCTTATAAGAGAATTACGTAATTTAGTTTCAATCCAAAATTTTACTGAAAAGACAGTTTATTCAAAGCATTCGTCTCATGATTTGAATAAAGTTTTAGTTATTGATGATGATCCGAAAATACACGATTTATTAACCAGAGCTTTGACCAAAGAACGATTTGAAGTAATAACCGCCTCAACAGGAGAAGACGGCATACGTCTTGCTAAAGAATTAAAACCGCTGGCAATAACATGCGATGTTCTTATGCCTGGCATGGATGGATGGACAGTTTTGAAAACTTTAAAAGCAGACCCTGGTACTGCCGACATTCCAGTTATTATGCTTACTGTATTAGACGATAAAAAATACGGATTTAGCCTTGGTGCAACGGATTATCTCAACAAGCCTGTTGATCGTGACGGTTTGCTTGCGATACTCAAAAAATATCGTGCTGATATGGTATCTGGTCATGTCTTGATCGTAGAAGATGATGCGTCAACTAGAGATATGCTGCGTCGGATCATTACAAAAGAAGGATGGAATGTAGTAGAAGCAGAAAATGGTCGTATAGCGCTTGAACAAGTTACAAAAAATTTACCGTCATTAATTTTATTGGATTTAATGATGCCTGAAATGGATGGCTTTGCCTTTATTGAAGAATTTCGCAAACTGAAAGATTCTCGCTCCATACCTATCGTGGTCATTACAGCAAAAGACTTAACTCAGGAAGATAGAAATCAATTAGATGGTCATGTTAAACGAATTATTCAAAAAGGAGATTATACAAGCGAAAATCTGCTTAATGAATTGTGTATTTTAATATCTGCTTATATTAAAAATGAAGAAATGAAGGAGTCATAA
- a CDS encoding response regulator gives MVKILLVEDNEMNRDMLSRRLMRKGYNVIIAVDGKEGISMAQSEAPDLILMDMSLPVLDGWTATRQLKSASETNSIPIIALTAHAMSGDKEKALESGCDDYDSKPIEFPRLLGKIDSLLNKGK, from the coding sequence ATGGTTAAAATACTTTTAGTAGAAGATAATGAAATGAATCGTGATATGTTATCAAGGCGTTTGATGCGTAAAGGTTATAATGTTATAATAGCAGTTGATGGTAAGGAGGGTATTTCTATGGCTCAATCAGAAGCACCTGATCTTATACTTATGGATATGAGCTTACCAGTTTTAGACGGTTGGACAGCAACAAGACAACTGAAATCAGCTTCTGAAACCAATTCAATTCCTATTATTGCACTGACTGCTCATGCCATGTCAGGCGATAAAGAGAAAGCTTTAGAATCAGGCTGCGACGATTATGACAGTAAACCTATAGAATTTCCTCGACTTCTTGGCAAAATTGATTCTTTATTAAATAAAGGAAAATAA
- a CDS encoding response regulator: MIAEDATRAKRAFIRHELRTPINAIIGYSEMLLEDTAERGDEALNLRVDLKNICSAGRELLSLVNDTTKKEFDFESFGSNFRHAIRTMINTIVGYTEMLLEDAEDSGESFASDLLKIQTAGKQLFKLIEEFVRIEKIESGKVSFDIDSSYISPMVQNIVESIRPISEVIEHKDDAQQGSLLIVDDNEMNRDLLYRNLKRQGYIVATAENGRQALDMLLIKSFDLVLLDLMMPEMNGYQVLQHIKANSNWQNIRVIMLSALDEIDGVVRCLEIGADDYLSKPYNSALLHVRIESSLERKRLRDKEEMYRKQIEEYNHHLESRVEEQVQQLKESYERLQKALNGTVMALSSAVERRDPYTAGHQQRVSLLACAIAKEMGLPDDQIEGIRVAGILHDIGKISVPAEILCKPGKISEAEFGVIKSHAETGYDILKTIEFPWPIAQIVYQHQERMDGTGYPCKLAGENILLEARIIGVADVVEAMATHRPYRAALGINMAIEEILKKKGTVYDAPVVDACLKLFSLKKFKF; this comes from the coding sequence ATGATAGCAGAAGATGCTACTCGTGCAAAACGTGCTTTTATAAGACATGAACTGCGCACCCCTATTAATGCCATTATTGGCTACAGTGAGATGTTGCTTGAAGATACCGCTGAACGTGGAGATGAAGCTTTAAATCTACGAGTTGATCTTAAAAATATTTGCAGCGCAGGCAGAGAACTTCTATCGCTTGTAAATGACACGACTAAGAAGGAATTTGATTTTGAATCCTTTGGATCTAATTTTCGTCATGCTATACGGACAATGATTAATACAATTGTCGGATATACGGAAATGCTGCTTGAAGACGCTGAAGATAGTGGTGAGTCTTTTGCGAGTGATCTTTTAAAAATTCAGACAGCTGGTAAGCAGTTATTCAAATTGATAGAAGAATTTGTAAGAATCGAAAAAATTGAATCAGGTAAAGTCTCTTTTGATATTGACTCAAGCTATATTTCGCCTATGGTTCAAAATATAGTAGAATCAATACGTCCGATTAGTGAAGTTATTGAACATAAGGACGATGCACAGCAAGGTTCTCTTTTGATTGTTGACGATAATGAAATGAATCGTGACCTTCTTTACCGAAATTTAAAACGACAAGGGTATATCGTAGCTACTGCTGAAAATGGACGTCAGGCTTTAGATATGCTTTTAATAAAAAGTTTTGATCTTGTGCTTCTTGATCTTATGATGCCTGAAATGAATGGATATCAAGTTCTACAACATATTAAAGCCAATAGTAATTGGCAAAATATAAGAGTCATAATGCTTTCAGCCTTAGATGAGATAGATGGTGTTGTGAGATGTTTAGAAATAGGAGCTGATGATTATTTATCCAAACCTTATAACTCAGCTCTTTTGCATGTTCGCATTGAATCTTCTCTTGAAAGAAAACGTTTGCGGGATAAAGAAGAAATGTATCGCAAACAGATAGAGGAATATAATCATCATTTAGAAAGTCGTGTTGAAGAGCAAGTCCAACAGCTCAAAGAAAGTTATGAAAGACTACAAAAAGCTTTAAATGGAACGGTAATGGCTCTATCATCAGCGGTTGAAAGAAGAGATCCATATACAGCTGGTCATCAGCAGAGGGTAAGTCTGCTTGCTTGCGCCATAGCTAAAGAAATGGGACTTCCTGATGATCAGATAGAAGGGATTCGAGTAGCTGGAATACTTCATGATATAGGTAAAATTTCTGTGCCTGCCGAAATTCTTTGTAAGCCCGGTAAAATATCTGAAGCAGAATTTGGAGTTATTAAAAGTCATGCTGAAACAGGTTATGATATTTTGAAAACTATAGAATTTCCATGGCCAATAGCCCAGATAGTGTATCAGCATCAGGAAAGAATGGATGGAACTGGGTACCCGTGTAAATTAGCAGGAGAAAATATTTTGCTTGAAGCAAGGATTATAGGTGTGGCTGATGTTGTTGAAGCTATGGCTACACATCGTCCTTATCGTGCAGCGTTGGGAATAAATATGGCAATAGAAGAAATTTTGAAAAAAAAGGGAACCGTTTATGATGCGCCAGTTGTAGATGCTTGTTTAAAACTTTTTTCCCTCAAAAAGTTTAAATTTTAA
- the lptF gene encoding LPS export ABC transporter permease LptF: protein MKLNSIIDRYILSEIIPSFLISILFLTFIFLMAKILQITNLIVNYNVTLSSVLLMILYTVPYSLVYVVPMSVMTAVLLGLMRLSSDNEIIALKAGGVTIYRLLPPVMFFSVIGCCLTLFMSVYGVPWGKLSFKRLAIEIAASNFDIGLKERTFNDSFNDVMLYVSKIDTDKSFKDVFIQDQRTKGLVSVIVAPYGELISSDKFVYHLSLKNGMISYVNIDKKTVNSIKFDAYELRLDLKKAASGGNLRKKDSEMSLSELWQFIKENSNPKNTQYYEAQIELHRKFSIPFACIALTFLSVPLGIPNKSARKSVGVGYALFFFLFYFLLLSLGTVFGETGTYPPIIGMWMPNIVLGGIGVYLLIRTAKEQPFQIDFILDFIKNIFKSKRK, encoded by the coding sequence ATGAAACTGAACTCAATAATAGATAGATATATCCTATCAGAAATAATTCCTAGTTTTTTAATTAGCATTTTATTCTTAACTTTTATATTTTTAATGGCTAAAATTCTTCAGATAACAAATTTAATTGTTAATTATAATGTTACGTTATCATCAGTTTTGTTAATGATTTTGTATACAGTCCCATATTCTCTTGTTTATGTTGTGCCCATGTCCGTAATGACGGCTGTTTTACTTGGTCTTATGAGACTTTCCAGCGATAATGAAATTATTGCATTAAAAGCTGGAGGTGTCACTATTTATAGGCTTCTTCCTCCTGTAATGTTTTTTTCAGTGATTGGATGTTGTTTAACTTTATTTATGTCCGTATATGGTGTTCCTTGGGGCAAATTATCGTTTAAAAGACTGGCAATAGAAATAGCTGCGTCTAATTTTGATATTGGTCTTAAAGAAAGAACTTTCAATGATAGCTTTAATGATGTCATGCTTTATGTAAGTAAAATTGATACTGATAAATCTTTTAAAGATGTTTTTATCCAAGACCAACGAACTAAAGGGCTTGTAAGCGTTATTGTTGCTCCCTATGGAGAACTTATAAGTTCAGATAAATTTGTTTATCATTTATCCCTTAAAAACGGAATGATAAGTTATGTAAACATTGATAAAAAAACAGTTAACTCAATAAAATTTGATGCTTATGAACTGCGCCTTGATTTAAAAAAAGCTGCATCTGGCGGAAATCTCCGTAAAAAAGATTCAGAAATGTCGTTGAGTGAATTATGGCAATTCATAAAAGAAAATAGTAATCCTAAAAATACTCAATACTACGAAGCACAGATTGAATTACATAGAAAATTTTCGATTCCTTTTGCGTGCATTGCATTAACTTTTTTATCAGTACCTTTAGGGATTCCAAATAAATCGGCAAGAAAATCAGTAGGTGTTGGATATGCTTTATTTTTCTTTTTATTTTATTTTTTGCTTCTTTCATTAGGAACTGTTTTTGGTGAAACAGGCACTTATCCTCCTATAATTGGTATGTGGATGCCAAATATAGTCTTGGGAGGTATAGGGGTTTATTTACTTATAAGAACGGCTAAAGAACAACCTTTTCAAATAGATTTTATTTTGGATTTTATAAAAAATATTTTTAAATCAAAACGAAAATAG
- the lptG gene encoding LPS export ABC transporter permease LptG: protein MLIINYYISRQVIKYFFVVLIAVTTIYVTVDFFERIDNLMRVDVGSYQVFIFFISKIPLVVVLLTPVGVLLSILIALGIMNKNNEIIALKSGGVSIYALLKPVLSLGLIFTFFIFFVAEIIVPITISKANFIWQNKEGTVVASRENNIWIRQDRLIANIKYFIPTERTAYGLTLSYFDHNFNLVRRIDAKRGTYTEDKWVLYEVLEQTLTNTGDYNVKVKPIMEEKIELLPDDLKKVIKKTEEMGFFELKSYIKKVQSEGYDAKIYKVDLYSKISFPFVCIIMVIVGTGIAVKDKNRKKNMASNIVIGIGIAFCYWISHSFCMSLGYAEILSPQIAAWATNMIFLCFGIILIIKAE, encoded by the coding sequence ATGCTTATAATAAATTATTATATCTCAAGACAGGTTATTAAATACTTTTTTGTTGTACTCATCGCGGTAACAACTATATATGTTACTGTAGATTTTTTTGAACGAATAGACAACTTAATGAGAGTTGATGTTGGATCTTACCAAGTTTTTATATTTTTTATATCTAAAATTCCTTTAGTTGTTGTTTTGCTTACCCCTGTTGGCGTTCTCTTGTCTATATTAATTGCACTTGGAATAATGAATAAAAATAATGAAATTATTGCTTTAAAGAGCGGTGGCGTAAGCATATATGCTTTATTAAAACCAGTATTATCATTAGGATTGATATTTACGTTTTTTATTTTTTTTGTAGCAGAAATAATTGTTCCGATAACTATAAGCAAAGCAAATTTTATATGGCAAAATAAAGAAGGAACCGTTGTAGCTTCAAGGGAAAATAATATATGGATAAGGCAAGATAGGCTTATCGCAAACATAAAATACTTTATACCAACCGAAAGAACAGCTTACGGCTTAACTTTAAGCTATTTTGATCATAATTTTAATCTTGTAAGAAGAATAGATGCTAAAAGAGGAACTTATACGGAAGACAAATGGGTTTTATATGAGGTTTTAGAACAAACCCTAACTAATACAGGTGACTATAATGTTAAAGTTAAACCAATAATGGAAGAAAAAATTGAGTTACTCCCAGACGATTTAAAGAAGGTCATAAAAAAAACAGAAGAAATGGGATTTTTTGAGCTTAAATCTTATATAAAAAAGGTTCAATCAGAAGGATACGATGCTAAAATATATAAAGTTGATTTGTATTCCAAAATTTCATTTCCTTTTGTATGCATAATAATGGTTATTGTTGGAACAGGAATCGCTGTAAAAGATAAAAATAGAAAAAAAAATATGGCATCCAATATCGTTATCGGAATAGGGATAGCATTTTGCTATTGGATTTCCCATAGCTTCTGTATGTCTTTAGGATATGCCGAAATATTATCCCCTCAAATTGCAGCCTGGGCTACAAATATGATTTTTTTATGTTTCGGAATAATCTTAATTATAAAAGCTGAATAA